The Meiothermus ruber DSM 1279 genome includes the window ATCCGCTCGGTCAGGGTGTAGTCGGCAATTACCCCATCCTTCAGAGGGCGGGCCGCCACAATGTTGCCGGGCGTGCGCCCCAGCATCCGGTAGGCTTCGGCCCCCACCGCCTTAACCTCTTTGGTATCACTGACCATGGCAATAACCGAAGGCTCTCGCAGCACAATACCTTTGCCGCGCATATAAATCAGCACCGAGGCGGTGCCCAGGTCAATACCCACATCCTCGCCGCGAAACGAAAGCAAGCCAGCCATAGCGATTTATTGTACAGGTTTGTATGTGAAGCACAAAGCACCAAGCGACCCCAGCCCAAACCTTGTTGCACACCCCCACGCTGGGGTGAAGCTACCCACATTGGGGTCAAACGCGAAACCGGAGTCTGGTTGACTCCGGTTTTTTTCGCCTTGAACGTGGTGGGCGATGTAGGATTTGAACCTACGACCCCACGCGTGTGAAGAGTAAAAGCAGCGTACCAAGGCGTACAAGGGTGTTGGAGATTTAGCCTTTAGAACGGGATTTTTGCCCAAAGGGGTTATTCGCTGTTGGGGGTAACTTTTGGGGGTATGAGCAGTTAATGGGGGTACGGTTTGGGGGTACACAACGACCCCACGCCTTAGTACGACCTTGTACGGGATTGGGGGGGGTTGACTTTTTCCTCAGTTCAGGTCATATTTTTGCTAAGATAGGCGAAAGCTATACCAAGTAAGCAAAAGCTGTACCAACCTGCCGTAGGGCAGGCATTTTTATGCCCCTCCGCCACAACAAAGACCCGCCTTTATCGGCTTTCTTCCGCGAACCCCACAGAGGTCTTTTCGCCCTCGTGGGGTTTTTTGTTGGTTTTCGGCAATGGAAGTTTGCTGATGAAAGGACGTAACAAATGGAACGTTTAGCAATCACTCCAAGGGAGCTCGCGAAGATGCTTGGCGTTAGCGCCAACCACGTTTATAACCTGATTGCGAGCGGTCAGGTAAAGGTTACTCGACTGGGAAGGCGTTTGCTGGTTCCCCGCTACGAGCTCGAGCGCCTGGGGCTCTTGCCCAAGGAAAACCCCGCCATGCAGGGCGGGGCTGAGTAGGAGGGTGGCTATGCTTCCCGAAAACATTCTACACGCCCGGCTCACCTTCCTCTCGCACTTCCCCCACAACCAGCGGGCCACCGCCACTAACTTTCTGCTCCAAGCCATCCGCGCCGGCTGCAACGAGCCTAACCAGGTGGTGGGGTATGCCCTCGAAACGGCGTGCCGCCGTTGCCACCTCGAAGCCGCCCAGACCTTTTTGTCCCTCTTCGAGAACAACCCCGAGGCCCTGTTAGCCGGGGCACGCTGGGCTTTGTGGTGGGAGAGTCTGTCTCCCGAGGAGAAGCAGCAGCTGCGGGAGGGGCGGGCTGAGGAAGCCATAGAGCGCTGGATGGAGCAAAACCCACCCACAGACAGGCAACTCGCCTATTTGAACCGCCTGGGCTACCGTGGGCCGACACCCGCTAATCGGCTCGAGGCTTCCCGCCTGATTGACGAGCTTGTGAAGGGGGTGCGCCATGCCTAGCCCCCTACAAGCCGCCCTCGAGTACGCCCGGCTGGGGTATGCGGTGCTGCCCCTGCTGCCCGGTGAGAAGCGCCCACACAGCCGGTTGGCCCCTAACGGGTTGACGAACGCCACCCCCGACCCCGAGGTGTTGCGCCGCTGGTGGCAGGCCGTGCCCACCGCCGGGGTGGGTATCCTGCCCCCCGAGCAGGTGTTGGTGCTGGACTTTGACGCGCCCGAGGTGTGGGAGCAACTGCGGGCTGAATACCCCGAGCTAGCCACAGCCCCCCGGCAAAGGAGCCCTCGGGGTGGGGTGCATGTCTTCCTGAAGCTGCCTAAAAGTCTGATAGGAAGCCTCACCACCACCGCCCGGAAGATGCCGGGGTTAGACCTGCGCGGGCTGGGGAAAGCGTACCTTGCGGCTGCCCCCACCGAGCTACCAAACGGGGGCTATAGCTGGGAAGCCCCCCTGCTGCCCCCGGCTGAACTGCCCCTGCCCCCCGAGGGGCTGCTAAAGCGTCTGCTGCCCGAGCCCCCACCCCCACCACCTGAGTACCAGCCCGCGAGCTTCCGGGGTGTGAAGGGCGACAAGCTGACCCGCCGCCTGGAAGGCCTTCTGCGCTGGGCTTGTGAGCGGGTAGCCAGTACCCCCGAGGGGCAACGCCATAACACCCTGCTCAGTTACGCCCGGCTGATAGGCGGCTATGTCCACCTGGGCCTCGACCCGGAGCAGGTCACCAGCGCCCTGGCCGAGGCTGCTATGCAGGCCGGGTTACCCCACTCCGAGGCCGAGGCCACCGCACGGGACGGGCTGAGGTACGGGCTGGATGCGCCGTTGGAACTGCCCGCTGATGAGGGCAAGGGGGATACTTTCGGGGAAGCCCCCACCTGCCCTCTGGATGGGCGCACTGGTGGGGGGCAGGTGATGGGGAACCCCCGCTACAAGGTGGAGCGCGGGCAGATTTGGGCCGCCAAGGTAGAGGGCCGGGGTGAGTCACAGGGTGTGGCCTACTGGCCCCTGTGCAACTTCGCTGCTGTGATTGAGCGCGAGATAGTCGCTACTGATGGGCTCGAGACCGAGACCCTGTTTGAACTTCGGGGCTACACCTCCACAGGCCGCCCGCTGCCTGTGGCCCTGGTGAAGTCGGGCGAGTTTTCCGGCATGAACTGGGTGGCCCGGCACTGGGGGGCTGAGGCGGTGGTGCTGCCCGGTCAGGCCAACCGGGATCACCTGCGGGCCGCCATTCAGTTTTTGAGCCTGAGCGAAGGGCGCATCCGCCGCGCTACCGTGTACCGGCATCTGGGTTGGACGAAGACAGCGGACGGCTGGGTGTACCTGCACGCGGGAGGTGGCATCGGGGCGAAGGGAAGCGTGACCGGGCTCGAGGTACAGCTTGGGAAAGTATTTGAGAACTTCGCCCTGCCCGAGCCCCCTACAGGCGAAGCTGAGCGCGAGGCCATCACCACACTGTGGCGGCTGTCGGAGGTGACCCCCTACAGGGTGAGCGTCCCACTTCTGCTCTACGCCCTGGCTACGCCGCTGGGTCACACACCCTTCAGCCTCTACCTGGCAGGCCCGAGTGGAAGCCAGAAGACCTCGCTGGCCTTGGTCATTCAATCCCTGTGGGGCTGGCACGACAGCCCGCCCACAAGCTGGGAAGCCACCCCCAACGCCCTGGAAGCCTACGGCTTCACCGCCAAAGATGCCCTGCTGCTGATAGACGACTACGCCCCTCAAGCGAGTGAGCAGAAACAGAAGGAACTACAGGCCAAAGCCGCTCGGGTTTTGCGTTCACAGGGTAACGCTACGGGGCGGGGAAGAATGCGGGCAGACGGCTCACTGGCAGGGGATAGACCCCCTCGGGGCAGTCTGCTGGTCACCGGGGAGGACTTACCGCCGGGGCACTCCATTCGGGCTCGGTGTCTTTTTCTCGAGCTCGAGCGCGGGGATGTAGACCTGCGCCGGCTCAGTGAAGCGCAACGCCAAAACCGTGAAGGCGCATATGCCCGCGCCCTGAGCGCTTGGGTTCGCTACCTCTCCGCTGACCTCGAAACCTACCAACGCCAACTCGCAGACCGTACCGCTGAACTTCGCCCGCGCTGGGAATCCCAACACGGGCGCACCACGGATGCCCTGGCCCGGCTGCACGCCACCTGGGAGCTATACCGCGACTACGCCGCCACCGTGGGGGTTGACCTCGCTTATATGGATGGGCGGGTGCTGGAAGCCCTCGAAGCAGTACGCCGCACCCAATCGTCCTACCAAAGAGATTCTGACCCCACCGAGCGCTTCGGGGGGTTACTCTTTAGCGCCCTTCGCATGGGCCGGGGCCACCTGGTGCCTGTGTCTTGGAGGCCGGGGCAATCTATAGAGGATTACCTGGACGACCCCACCCGCTGGGGCTGGCGCTACCGCGAAACCACCAGCGGCCACCCTGACGCTCATGGGGTGTGGGAACCCCTGGGGCCACAAATCGGCTGGCTTCCTGACGACCCAGACACCCTCGGGCTATACCTCGACCCCACCCCGGCCTACACCGTGCTGGCACGTCTGGCGAACGAGTCGGGCGAGCCGTTACTCACCGAGCGCACCCTGTGGAAGCGGCTGGGGGAGCGGGGGGCTATCCGTATTCAGGGGGACGGTCAGTCTATCCGTTACCAAGCAGTGGTCAAGATTCACGGTAAATCCACCCGTGTTGTGCACCTGCTAGGGGGTTATATCTCAAAAACCGGTAACACCGGTAACCGTGCCGATAATGGCGTGCAGGACGAGGAAAACTCGGTTACCGGTTTTTCTTCGGTTACCGGTACGACCGGTAACCGGGAGCCCGCACCAGAACAGCGCGAAGAGATGGTTACCGGTACGACCGGTAACCTGGCAGAAACCGGTAACCACGGGAGAGCCGTCCAGGACGCAACAAAAACCGGAGTTACCGGTGTTACCGGTTGTACAGATATAAGGGGTAGCCACGCTACGCAAGAGGAAGAGGAAGAGGGGGGTGACTGGGAGGTGGTGCTATGACCCCCTGGCCCGCCCTCTTCTCCCGGCTGCCCCAACTGGTGGAAAAGCTCGAGGCGATAGCTCACCCGCTGCTGACTGTGGAGGTAGACGGGGAGGCGGTGGCCCGGCTGGTACGCCCGAGCCGGGCCGAGCTCGAGGCTCACGCCCGCCGGGCCGGTATGCCCACCCTTACCCCCGAGGGGTGGCTGCGCGAGGCCCTGGGACGGGTGCGGGACTACTACCCCGAACCACGGGAGCAGGTGGCCCTGTATGCAGGAAGCCAACCTGTGGCAGTGCTACGGCGTAGGGGGGTGGTGGGCCATGCCGCATAGGTACCCCCACCTACCCGCTGCCCTGCTGGGGCTGCTCGAGGTTGGCCCCTGGGAAGGAACCTCCACCGAGCTTTACATCGCCCTCGAGCCCTACCGGGTAGAGCCCTGGCCCGCTAACCCGGTGAGTCTGAGTCTGTGGTTGAAGCACCACGCTGAGGCGCACGGTATCCAGGTGGAAGCCCATCACACCGGCGAGCGCCGGGTGTTGCGGCTGGCACGGGTGGCTAACGGGTTGAAGGGTGCAAGCGAACCGGAACATAGCGGCACGATTCCGCCGAATACCGCCGCGTTTTGGAGCTTCCCCACCTGGGGGGCTTTACGTGAAGGCCTTCCGGAGGTGTTTGACGCCCACCCCTCTGAGATGACTTTTACCCTCGCGTACCGTTACCCGAACTGGCAAAGCGCGAGGGTGGTCAAGCGCTTCTTTCTCGAATCTGAAGCAGCGGAGGATTCCTTACGCTACCCCCAGGTGTGCGAGGTGCGTATCTACCCCGGTGAGGTGGATATAGCCACCGTGTGGCCTATGGAGAATAGGATTGAGTATGCCGAGCTTTGACTACGAACGCGCCGCCACCATCCTGGCCGAGGCCGCATTCTCGGACGACCAGAGTGTGTGTCAGCGTCACGGAATCACGGATAGGACGCTGCGCCGCTATCGTGCGCGGCTGCTGTCCGACCCGCGTCTGTCCGCTTTCGTCCAGGAGCGGCAAGCGCGGCTTGCTGAGCAGTGGGCACACGAGCTGGCACCCGCTATCGGTGCGGCTGTTCGGTTTCTCCGGCAAGCCGCACAAAGCGCTGACCCCACCAACCCCGCCGCAATCCGCGCTGTGGCCGAGGCCCTGAAAGCGTTGGCCGAGATAGACATGACCCGCGATATGCTTCGCTCTCGAGTTGGAGGTGACACATGGGACTTTGGGAAAAACTAAGGCGACTTGAACGGATACAACAAACTGGTGAACGCAGCGTCACGCTTCACCGTTCGTACGCGCTGAATAGCGAGCTACACCCAACCCCGGAGCAGCTACGGAAAGCCGAGGCGCTGTGCGAGCAGGCCCGCCGCGAACACCCACGCGCGGTGCTGATTGTTCGTTTTGGCCCCGAGGGGGAGGTCACAGTCACACCCGCAA containing:
- a CDS encoding helix-turn-helix domain-containing protein, with the protein product MERLAITPRELAKMLGVSANHVYNLIASGQVKVTRLGRRLLVPRYELERLGLLPKENPAMQGGAE
- a CDS encoding bifunctional DNA primase/polymerase produces the protein MPSPLQAALEYARLGYAVLPLLPGEKRPHSRLAPNGLTNATPDPEVLRRWWQAVPTAGVGILPPEQVLVLDFDAPEVWEQLRAEYPELATAPRQRSPRGGVHVFLKLPKSLIGSLTTTARKMPGLDLRGLGKAYLAAAPTELPNGGYSWEAPLLPPAELPLPPEGLLKRLLPEPPPPPPEYQPASFRGVKGDKLTRRLEGLLRWACERVASTPEGQRHNTLLSYARLIGGYVHLGLDPEQVTSALAEAAMQAGLPHSEAEATARDGLRYGLDAPLELPADEGKGDTFGEAPTCPLDGRTGGGQVMGNPRYKVERGQIWAAKVEGRGESQGVAYWPLCNFAAVIEREIVATDGLETETLFELRGYTSTGRPLPVALVKSGEFSGMNWVARHWGAEAVVLPGQANRDHLRAAIQFLSLSEGRIRRATVYRHLGWTKTADGWVYLHAGGGIGAKGSVTGLEVQLGKVFENFALPEPPTGEAEREAITTLWRLSEVTPYRVSVPLLLYALATPLGHTPFSLYLAGPSGSQKTSLALVIQSLWGWHDSPPTSWEATPNALEAYGFTAKDALLLIDDYAPQASEQKQKELQAKAARVLRSQGNATGRGRMRADGSLAGDRPPRGSLLVTGEDLPPGHSIRARCLFLELERGDVDLRRLSEAQRQNREGAYARALSAWVRYLSADLETYQRQLADRTAELRPRWESQHGRTTDALARLHATWELYRDYAATVGVDLAYMDGRVLEALEAVRRTQSSYQRDSDPTERFGGLLFSALRMGRGHLVPVSWRPGQSIEDYLDDPTRWGWRYRETTSGHPDAHGVWEPLGPQIGWLPDDPDTLGLYLDPTPAYTVLARLANESGEPLLTERTLWKRLGERGAIRIQGDGQSIRYQAVVKIHGKSTRVVHLLGGYISKTGNTGNRADNGVQDEENSVTGFSSVTGTTGNREPAPEQREEMVTGTTGNLAETGNHGRAVQDATKTGVTGVTGCTDIRGSHATQEEEEEGGDWEVVL